From the genome of Nocardia sp. NBC_01503, one region includes:
- a CDS encoding TIGR02679 family protein, which translates to MPDPAIHRLSPGLAPLWRELHRRLSSGQAVRRVTVGPLADDERTAIADFFGWARLPVEFATVDMDSLEQVLVAATGSTVRSVVEQIVGPIGDRAAERRHADAERKQLWDWLAGHEVVRAQPALLGWVTATRRSGLLHGSVLDTRAELERALLVVSQLPSAGIPVPVFADSVLHDPHALDEGYRLHGMVVKALAAVYGIDPPADSVQLRKLWERAGLAGDELSSTVLVAGLRGTGESAVDRILSACASSGQAAALTLQQLRAMPRFSGAPERVSVVENPSVMALALRRFGDRCPPIVCVSGWPSSAGVCLLQYLRDAGTELRYHGDFDGEGLRIAANVVARLGALPWRMSSADYLAAVDGKGPPVGRVTGVPWDSDLAEHMLRVGVAVPEERVANGLLDELARQYTV; encoded by the coding sequence ATGCCGGACCCCGCCATTCATCGTCTTTCGCCTGGGCTCGCGCCGCTATGGCGTGAACTGCATCGTCGCCTGTCGTCGGGGCAGGCGGTGCGGCGGGTTACAGTGGGTCCGCTCGCTGACGACGAGCGCACCGCTATCGCGGACTTCTTCGGGTGGGCGCGGTTGCCGGTGGAATTCGCCACGGTGGATATGGATAGTCTCGAACAGGTGCTCGTCGCGGCGACCGGATCTACGGTTCGGTCGGTCGTCGAACAGATCGTGGGCCCTATCGGTGACCGTGCTGCCGAGCGCCGTCATGCGGATGCGGAACGAAAGCAGTTGTGGGACTGGCTGGCCGGGCACGAAGTGGTGCGTGCGCAACCCGCTCTGCTGGGCTGGGTGACGGCGACGCGCCGGTCCGGGCTGTTGCACGGTTCGGTGCTGGATACCCGCGCCGAGCTGGAACGCGCGTTGCTCGTAGTCTCCCAATTGCCCAGTGCCGGAATACCTGTGCCCGTTTTCGCGGACTCCGTGCTGCATGATCCGCACGCGCTCGACGAGGGTTATCGCCTGCACGGCATGGTCGTCAAAGCCCTGGCCGCTGTTTACGGTATCGACCCGCCCGCAGATTCGGTGCAGTTGCGAAAGCTGTGGGAGCGCGCCGGTCTCGCTGGCGACGAATTGTCTTCTACCGTGCTGGTAGCTGGGCTGCGCGGCACGGGGGAGTCGGCCGTTGATCGAATTTTGTCAGCGTGTGCGAGCTCCGGTCAGGCCGCCGCCTTGACCTTGCAGCAGTTGCGGGCGATGCCGCGCTTCTCCGGTGCGCCGGAACGGGTCTCGGTGGTCGAGAATCCCAGCGTCATGGCGCTGGCACTGCGGCGTTTCGGTGACCGCTGCCCGCCGATCGTCTGTGTCTCGGGTTGGCCCAGCAGCGCGGGAGTGTGTTTGCTCCAATACTTGCGCGACGCGGGAACGGAATTGCGTTATCACGGTGACTTCGATGGCGAGGGCCTGCGCATCGCGGCGAATGTGGTGGCCCGGCTCGGGGCGCTCCCATGGCGAATGAGTAGCGCGGATTATTTGGCGGCGGTGGACGGCAAGGGACCGCCGGTCGGCCGGGTCACCGGGGTGCCGTGGGATTCCGATCTCGCCGAGCATATGCTTCGTGTCGGTGTGGCCGTGCCGGAGGAGCGGGTGGCGAACGGACTGTTGGACGAGCTGGCGCGGCAGTACACGGTGTGA
- a CDS encoding TIGR02677 family protein, whose translation MDPIRVPPEMFRFTTADRSGLYVSVLHAFGEANERLETALGIDDLRARMRSIGWLEPLEDDDLIAALDQLRTWNLVDVIQNHSENYRTASEYERRNLQYSLTRQGEAAFAGVLHAISMLASTGALQTAVLDAIADRLGDLLSELESGTDRRVFSILSELESHLEALRGNTKRFNGELQRLLRADNADLAVFHEVKAATVAYLQEFLGNLDHRRHTIAARVRAAEDYGVTLLHHRALLGAELPQLSGADPGAAWLEHRRARWDGLRAWFLPLDGSVPRVEQLAQVGRRAIITLLQVLDRVTESKRRSSSAVADFRELARWFTVVPDQDDLHRLWSTAFGLSAARHAHLAHPDPELVSSTASWKESPPVEVSALLRSSGRTERFSRTGRVRDVTAIKAERARRAAQERAELQAAWDMLDTGGAVRLSGFGHLDYGVFERLLDLLGRALGNAPEVNGARRGSTTDGRVEIVLRPPPDGAIAELKTPRGVFRGPDYLLEIVTAARHNLRASGDRS comes from the coding sequence ATGGATCCGATCCGTGTTCCGCCGGAGATGTTCCGATTCACCACCGCGGATCGCTCCGGCCTGTATGTGTCGGTCCTGCATGCCTTCGGAGAGGCGAATGAGCGGCTGGAGACCGCATTGGGGATCGACGATCTCCGTGCGCGCATGCGGTCGATCGGGTGGCTCGAACCGCTCGAGGACGACGATCTGATTGCCGCGCTGGACCAGCTTCGTACCTGGAATCTGGTCGATGTCATCCAGAATCATTCCGAGAATTACCGCACCGCAAGCGAATACGAACGCCGCAACCTGCAGTACTCGCTGACCAGGCAGGGTGAGGCGGCATTCGCGGGCGTGCTGCACGCGATATCGATGCTCGCGTCGACCGGTGCACTGCAAACCGCGGTGCTGGATGCGATCGCGGACCGGCTTGGTGATCTGCTCAGTGAGCTCGAATCAGGTACGGACCGTAGGGTTTTCAGTATTCTCAGTGAGCTGGAATCGCATCTGGAAGCGCTGCGCGGCAATACCAAGCGTTTCAACGGGGAGTTGCAGCGGCTACTGCGCGCCGATAACGCGGATTTGGCGGTGTTCCATGAGGTGAAGGCCGCGACGGTGGCCTATCTGCAGGAGTTCCTCGGCAATCTCGACCACCGCCGCCACACCATCGCCGCTCGGGTGCGCGCCGCCGAGGACTACGGCGTGACACTTCTGCACCACCGGGCCCTACTCGGTGCCGAATTGCCGCAGTTGAGCGGAGCCGATCCCGGTGCCGCATGGCTCGAACATCGTCGCGCCCGCTGGGATGGGCTGCGCGCTTGGTTTCTTCCACTTGATGGTTCGGTGCCGCGCGTCGAACAGCTCGCACAGGTTGGCCGCAGGGCGATCATCACGCTTTTGCAGGTGTTGGACCGGGTCACCGAGTCCAAGCGCCGATCCAGCAGTGCGGTCGCCGATTTCCGGGAGCTCGCGCGCTGGTTCACCGTGGTTCCGGATCAGGACGATTTGCACCGCCTGTGGTCGACGGCATTCGGGTTGAGCGCGGCCCGGCACGCGCACCTGGCCCATCCCGATCCCGAATTGGTGAGTTCGACCGCGTCCTGGAAAGAGTCGCCGCCTGTGGAGGTTTCGGCGTTGCTGCGTTCTTCGGGCCGAACCGAGCGCTTCAGTCGCACCGGACGCGTCCGTGATGTCACGGCGATCAAAGCGGAGCGGGCCCGCCGCGCGGCGCAGGAGCGCGCTGAATTACAAGCAGCCTGGGACATGCTCGATACCGGTGGCGCAGTGCGCTTGTCGGGTTTCGGTCACCTCGACTATGGGGTCTTCGAGCGGCTGCTGGATCTGTTGGGCAGGGCGTTGGGCAATGCCCCGGAAGTGAACGGCGCGCGGCGCGGAAGTACGACCGACGGTCGAGTGGAGATCGTCCTGCGCCCGCCCCCGGACGGCGCGATCGCCGAATTGAAGACGCCGCGTGGTGTTTTCCGTGGCCCCGATTACCTGCTCGAAATCGTAACCGCGGCACGGCACAACCTCCGGGCGAGCGGAGACCGGTCATGA